The proteins below come from a single Leptospiraceae bacterium genomic window:
- a CDS encoding mechanosensitive ion channel, translating into MKELFELHISQFYLIEFIFIGIILVTFFIGLNKIIPKLQLKYKNFQKVNQYLPLLQLFTTVVFLNYFFHKIFQLAPIYYFSFYIIIFIVLVAGSYDYIRNALEGIYLRSENSIGLYSYISSKKFSGKVKEMGIFSIILEEGDRKEIRVPYRILNQEPILKENFSKNIMEHKFYLDIKATLNLNEVEKLIRKVLLTHSWVSLKKPARINPIPSSEKSMIRLELIIYSIEDNYNKEIESKIIKSVKELE; encoded by the coding sequence ATGAAAGAATTATTCGAGCTACATATTTCTCAATTTTATTTAATTGAATTCATTTTTATAGGGATAATTCTAGTTACTTTTTTTATAGGATTGAACAAGATAATTCCTAAATTACAATTGAAGTATAAAAACTTCCAAAAGGTAAATCAGTATTTGCCTTTGCTACAATTATTTACAACAGTAGTTTTCTTGAATTATTTTTTTCATAAGATTTTTCAGTTAGCACCAATTTACTATTTTTCATTTTATATTATAATTTTTATAGTTCTAGTTGCTGGCAGTTATGATTATATTCGTAATGCCTTAGAAGGAATATATTTACGCTCTGAAAATTCTATTGGACTTTATTCATATATTAGCTCAAAGAAATTTAGTGGAAAAGTAAAAGAAATGGGAATCTTTTCAATAATTTTGGAAGAGGGAGATAGAAAAGAAATTAGAGTTCCATATAGAATTTTAAATCAAGAGCCTATACTAAAGGAAAATTTCAGTAAAAATATAATGGAGCATAAATTTTATTTAGATATAAAGGCAACTTTAAATCTAAATGAAGTAGAGAAACTTATTCGCAAAGTTTTGCTAACGCACTCTTGGGTCTCACTCAAAAAACCGGCGAGAATTAATCCGATTCCGAGTTCAGAGAAAAGCATGATACGGTTGGAATTAATTATTTATTCAATTGAAGATAATTATAATAAAGAAATTGAATCTAAGATTATTAAGTCTGTCAAAGAGTTGGAGTAG
- a CDS encoding amino acid permease — protein sequence MSNVKKYGTFGGVFTPSILTILGVIMFLRLPWIVGQAGLWTTILIIIVAHVISVTTGLSVASIATDKKVEAGGSYYMISRSLGLPIGGTLGLALFVGMSFSISLYLIGFSESFLDYWGMEKNIQNIRILGSVSLLCVAIITIISTSLAMKTQYFIMAAIIASVGSILFGKVDLVPATPMLSAPPIALGFAVLFGIFFPAVTGFEAGVSMSGDLENPKKSIPSGTIWAIIVGLVVYIGLAIFFAYRVDAKELANNPRVLQNITGYLPLLLSGIWGATISSAIGSILGAPRILQATSIDRITPKFFAKGYGKTNEPRNALVLTIVIAEAGILIGELDAIARVVSIFFITAYSFLNLSCVIESWVSPDFRPEFRTPKWVGILGTVTCFVIMIQLDLIAMIGAVIIMGLLFIYIKKKELSLEGGDTLSSIWASIVRHGLFKLTQTPIHERNWRPNMLLFSGGNDSRPYLVEMAKSLADKRGTITNFHLIETEELTKISRSKIVAEEVKDFEGVFSRKIECSDIYEEMTQISKYHGFSGMEPNTILLGRSRSLTNKEKFASLIKSFEAMDYNVLMLDFQKEIGFGDKGRVDVWWSGNGNNFSLSILLVRFLQSSSEWNTTPFQFCLIVEDRSLLEITERKIESMLENYRLPATIKIIYNGIEKKPFHEIIKKESADAALTILGLPNYQMEDSLTISVKISFFAANLKNILWIKANSYFHSMSILPSFSTRKEQEQKGLIFQELNISENPELSGQLNNFFVALNSVLENFYISYVAPVFDNQFNLLKNYKILVEKTYESLLNKKSLQDISLISKKQGEFFDEAQKLIQNYKLQEVNADLETFQIGVQILIQNIEKLIKELPVHLKVHKPRSEFKILRTDAFYLKRYKFFKLIFNFKEQIKIKTPYKSTAKLLVQEIVPPEVNRIINRITNHAYRFINDINKITSTVNEKLTLLQIYIRNSKVNVKSIKNDKIDLELFIENCLEVIRRDSGLSKNGLLNQSKALVSELSNILDQLNVQHLIQRKIRKENSYTKIYESIQEIMSKFTKNYENLLSLADSGVFLFGLQEELRNQINKLIKNLDSNVSDPSLIEVNNLHDYLVTLKKKKSIPKEMIFPIKSIEFNSEKIYWEIDSILADFIETLPEDLEVLTQDSIQMFEENSNFDALVISIPFKKFLEHSIEKELLPEISKYISMLPSLIFQNESIVATLVKNLNAEIIKKNKTSYLKTLNKSINALNSHSIDMNLKLKNVVHAIGKSTEPILEKINIFYLVKNSQNLGRMVAESQKYNSFYRNIFRRIENFSSNIFEKFLHGRSHALLFRKQLEKSVPFQNTDFQNIQKKTVPLVLNKEILIQLPFYYSNLFMNKVNLDKEYFVGRRYELLQAKEIIERQRRGILFIHGEPECGKSWLSEMIATENFKKEKVFVLNHGDNRYSNVSEFYRLLSNTMKVSTNKANFSTVFPEKSILLIDDFEMFWERKENGTKIVNEILYLSQQISNDSLIIVTLNTYTYRLLEKLISIASYCSGVIECQPLSSMEIKEIIMDNHKKTGYKINLNNTDEESLSNYKYAKFLNAIYDISEGLIGNALKIWILSIQKLGKNKIYLKTPPNIDWKSMKNIPADWMVVLVQILLHKKIHINKLSLILELEEDKLNELLGSIERSNLININSQHILTLNPYLQRHIIHILNYKEVI from the coding sequence ATGAGTAATGTAAAGAAATACGGAACATTTGGCGGAGTTTTTACCCCATCAATTTTGACAATTTTAGGAGTTATTATGTTTCTGCGACTGCCTTGGATAGTTGGGCAGGCTGGACTTTGGACGACGATTTTAATTATTATTGTCGCGCACGTTATTTCAGTTACTACAGGACTTTCTGTTGCTTCGATAGCTACCGATAAAAAAGTAGAAGCAGGCGGCTCTTACTACATGATTTCTCGGAGCCTTGGATTACCGATAGGTGGAACGTTAGGTCTTGCTTTATTCGTCGGTATGTCGTTTAGTATTAGTTTATATTTGATTGGTTTTTCGGAGAGCTTTCTTGATTATTGGGGGATGGAAAAGAATATTCAAAATATTCGAATTCTAGGTAGTGTTTCCTTACTCTGTGTTGCAATTATAACAATTATAAGCACATCTCTAGCAATGAAGACACAGTATTTTATTATGGCGGCTATCATTGCTTCTGTTGGTTCCATTTTGTTTGGTAAAGTGGACTTGGTTCCTGCTACTCCAATGCTTTCTGCTCCTCCTATCGCTTTAGGCTTTGCTGTATTGTTCGGAATTTTCTTTCCGGCGGTAACAGGGTTTGAAGCAGGGGTTTCTATGTCGGGCGATCTTGAGAATCCAAAAAAATCAATTCCTAGCGGTACTATTTGGGCAATCATCGTAGGATTAGTGGTTTACATTGGTTTAGCCATATTCTTTGCATACCGAGTTGATGCTAAAGAGTTAGCAAACAATCCAAGAGTTTTACAAAATATAACTGGCTATTTGCCTCTATTGCTTTCTGGAATTTGGGGCGCTACGATTTCCTCTGCAATTGGGAGCATTCTAGGGGCGCCAAGAATTTTACAGGCAACTTCAATTGATAGAATTACACCAAAGTTTTTCGCAAAAGGTTATGGCAAAACAAATGAACCAAGAAATGCGTTAGTTCTCACAATCGTAATTGCGGAAGCTGGAATTTTAATTGGGGAGCTTGATGCTATCGCAAGAGTTGTTTCAATTTTTTTTATAACTGCTTATAGTTTTTTAAATTTGAGTTGTGTGATTGAAAGTTGGGTAAGTCCTGACTTTCGTCCTGAATTTAGGACTCCAAAATGGGTTGGAATTCTTGGAACAGTTACATGCTTTGTCATTATGATTCAGTTGGATTTAATAGCTATGATAGGTGCAGTAATCATAATGGGGTTACTTTTTATTTATATAAAAAAGAAGGAATTAAGTTTAGAAGGAGGGGATACTCTTAGTAGTATTTGGGCTTCTATCGTACGTCATGGCTTATTTAAACTAACTCAAACTCCCATTCACGAAAGGAATTGGCGACCAAATATGCTCTTATTTAGTGGCGGAAATGATTCTAGACCTTATTTAGTTGAAATGGCAAAATCACTTGCTGATAAAAGAGGAACAATAACAAATTTTCATTTAATTGAAACAGAAGAGCTAACAAAGATTTCGCGCTCGAAAATTGTTGCAGAAGAAGTAAAAGACTTTGAAGGAGTGTTCAGTCGAAAAATTGAATGTAGCGATATATATGAAGAGATGACTCAAATATCTAAATACCATGGATTTTCAGGAATGGAACCAAACACAATTCTATTAGGAAGATCCAGAAGTTTAACGAATAAAGAGAAATTTGCTAGTCTCATAAAAAGTTTTGAAGCAATGGATTACAATGTTTTAATGCTAGATTTTCAAAAAGAAATTGGGTTTGGGGATAAGGGAAGAGTTGATGTTTGGTGGTCTGGAAATGGAAATAATTTTTCTTTGTCTATATTATTAGTAAGATTTTTGCAATCTTCGAGCGAATGGAATACTACGCCTTTTCAATTTTGTTTAATAGTTGAGGATAGATCTCTACTTGAAATTACAGAAAGAAAAATTGAGTCTATGTTAGAGAACTATCGATTACCCGCTACAATTAAAATTATTTATAATGGAATCGAAAAAAAACCATTTCATGAAATCATTAAAAAAGAGTCAGCTGATGCCGCTCTTACTATATTAGGACTTCCTAATTATCAAATGGAAGATTCTTTGACCATTTCTGTAAAAATTTCTTTCTTTGCGGCAAATCTAAAGAATATTCTCTGGATAAAGGCAAATTCTTATTTTCATAGCATGTCGATTTTACCCAGCTTTTCGACCCGAAAAGAGCAGGAACAAAAAGGACTAATTTTTCAAGAATTGAATATTAGTGAAAATCCAGAATTATCAGGCCAGTTAAATAATTTCTTCGTTGCATTGAATAGTGTTTTAGAAAATTTTTATATTTCGTATGTTGCGCCTGTTTTTGATAATCAGTTTAATCTTTTAAAAAACTATAAGATATTGGTTGAAAAAACCTATGAATCCTTACTTAATAAAAAATCTTTACAAGACATATCTCTTATTTCTAAAAAACAAGGAGAGTTCTTTGATGAGGCTCAAAAATTAATTCAAAATTATAAGCTACAGGAAGTAAATGCCGATTTAGAGACCTTTCAAATAGGGGTTCAAATTCTAATTCAAAATATTGAAAAACTAATAAAAGAATTACCAGTTCATTTAAAAGTTCATAAACCAAGATCAGAATTTAAAATTTTACGGACAGATGCTTTTTATTTAAAAAGGTACAAATTTTTTAAACTTATATTCAATTTTAAAGAGCAGATTAAGATTAAAACTCCCTACAAATCAACGGCTAAGTTATTAGTCCAAGAAATTGTTCCTCCAGAGGTAAATCGAATTATAAATCGGATAACGAATCACGCCTATCGTTTCATAAATGATATAAATAAAATTACAAGTACGGTTAATGAAAAGTTAACGCTTTTGCAGATTTATATTAGAAATTCGAAAGTAAACGTCAAGTCTATTAAAAATGATAAAATAGACTTAGAATTATTTATTGAAAATTGCTTAGAAGTAATTAGGCGAGACAGTGGTTTATCAAAAAATGGATTATTAAACCAGTCGAAAGCGTTAGTTAGCGAATTATCAAATATATTAGATCAGCTAAATGTGCAGCACTTAATTCAAAGAAAAATTCGAAAAGAAAATTCTTATACTAAAATTTACGAATCTATCCAAGAGATTATGAGTAAATTTACAAAAAATTATGAAAATTTATTATCACTTGCTGACTCAGGTGTATTTCTTTTTGGACTCCAAGAAGAATTAAGAAATCAAATAAATAAGTTGATTAAAAATTTAGATAGCAATGTCTCAGACCCAAGCCTCATAGAAGTTAATAATTTGCATGACTATTTAGTTACCTTAAAGAAAAAAAAATCTATACCTAAGGAAATGATTTTTCCAATAAAAAGTATAGAATTTAATAGTGAAAAAATATACTGGGAAATAGATTCTATTTTAGCAGATTTCATTGAGACACTTCCGGAAGATTTAGAAGTATTAACCCAAGATTCGATTCAAATGTTTGAAGAAAATAGTAATTTTGATGCTCTAGTCATTTCAATCCCTTTTAAAAAGTTTTTGGAGCATTCAATTGAAAAAGAACTTTTACCCGAAATTTCAAAGTATATTTCAATGTTGCCTTCTTTAATTTTTCAAAATGAGTCCATTGTAGCTACTCTTGTAAAAAATTTGAATGCTGAGATTATTAAAAAAAATAAAACTAGTTATCTAAAGACTTTGAATAAAAGTATAAATGCACTGAATTCTCATTCTATAGATATGAACCTGAAGCTTAAGAATGTTGTTCACGCAATTGGAAAGTCAACGGAGCCTATATTAGAAAAAATTAATATATTTTATTTAGTTAAAAATTCTCAAAATTTAGGAAGGATGGTTGCTGAGTCACAGAAATATAATTCATTTTATAGAAATATATTTAGGCGAATTGAAAATTTTTCCTCAAATATTTTTGAAAAATTTTTACATGGAAGAAGCCATGCTCTATTATTTAGAAAGCAATTGGAAAAATCAGTGCCTTTTCAAAATACTGACTTTCAGAATATTCAAAAGAAAACAGTTCCATTAGTATTGAATAAAGAAATTTTAATCCAACTTCCTTTTTATTATTCAAATCTTTTTATGAATAAAGTTAATTTAGACAAAGAGTATTTTGTAGGAAGGCGTTACGAACTTTTGCAAGCAAAAGAAATAATCGAGCGTCAAAGAAGAGGAATTTTATTTATTCATGGTGAGCCAGAATGCGGTAAATCATGGTTATCTGAAATGATTGCGACCGAAAATTTTAAAAAAGAAAAGGTATTTGTTTTGAATCATGGCGATAATCGATATTCAAATGTATCTGAATTTTATAGACTACTTTCTAATACGATGAAAGTTTCTACGAATAAAGCAAATTTTAGTACTGTTTTTCCTGAAAAATCTATTCTTTTGATTGATGATTTTGAAATGTTTTGGGAAAGAAAGGAAAATGGAACTAAAATTGTGAATGAAATATTATACCTATCTCAGCAAATTTCAAATGATTCTTTAATTATAGTTACTCTCAATACCTATACTTATAGGCTCTTAGAAAAATTAATTTCTATTGCAAGTTATTGTTCAGGAGTAATTGAATGTCAACCATTGAGTTCAATGGAAATTAAAGAAATCATTATGGATAATCACAAAAAAACAGGGTATAAAATTAATTTGAATAACACAGATGAAGAGTCTTTATCTAATTATAAATACGCAAAATTTTTAAACGCAATTTACGATATTTCTGAAGGACTAATTGGAAACGCTTTAAAGATTTGGATACTGAGCATTCAAAAATTGGGAAAAAATAAAATTTATTTAAAGACTCCACCAAATATTGACTGGAAATCAATGAAGAATATTCCGGCAGATTGGATGGTTGTCTTAGTGCAGATTTTGTTGCATAAAAAAATTCACATTAACAAATTAAGTTTAATTTTAGAATTGGAAGAAGATAAATTAAATGAACTTTTAGGAAGTATTGAAAGAAGCAATTTAATTAATATTAACTCACAACATATTTTGACTTTGAATCCCTATTTGCAGAGGCATATTATTCACATTTTAAATTATAAGGAAGTTATATGA
- a CDS encoding RNA pseudouridine synthase, whose amino-acid sequence MTKQAKGNTKFLPRGLEIIHEDRDILVVNKPSGLLTIATESEKANTTYASLTDYVKKGNFKSKNRIFIVHRLDRDTSGILVFAKTESAKLNLQDNWDTTNKKYIAVTHGRWEKSEGTISSYLTENKALVVYSTKDQSIGKLSHTAYKVLKDTTNYSLVEINLLTGRKNQIRVHFADEHHPIVGDLKYGDDKKKYLRLALHSKSIRFKHPYSGNEIFLETTIPTFLSDLVGGYAG is encoded by the coding sequence ATGACAAAACAGGCAAAAGGCAATACTAAGTTTCTACCCAGAGGACTTGAAATTATTCATGAAGATAGAGATATACTCGTAGTCAACAAACCAAGCGGATTACTCACAATAGCCACAGAATCAGAAAAAGCAAACACCACCTACGCTTCCCTAACCGATTATGTCAAAAAAGGAAATTTTAAGTCCAAGAATAGAATTTTTATTGTTCACAGACTAGACCGTGACACTTCCGGTATATTAGTATTTGCCAAAACAGAAAGCGCCAAATTAAATTTACAGGACAACTGGGATACAACGAACAAAAAATACATCGCAGTCACCCACGGAAGATGGGAAAAATCAGAAGGAACAATCAGTTCTTACTTAACCGAAAACAAAGCCCTTGTAGTCTATTCTACAAAAGATCAAAGTATCGGTAAGTTATCCCACACTGCTTACAAGGTTTTAAAGGATACTACCAATTATTCGCTAGTCGAAATTAATTTACTAACCGGCAGAAAAAACCAAATCCGCGTCCACTTCGCAGACGAACATCATCCCATCGTAGGTGATCTAAAATACGGCGATGACAAAAAGAAATACCTGAGACTTGCTCTTCATTCTAAATCAATTCGATTTAAACATCCCTACAGCGGCAATGAAATTTTTCTTGAAACAACAATCCCCACTTTTCTTTCTGACCTTGTAGGAGGATATGCCGGTTAA
- a CDS encoding alkylphosphonate utilization protein: MTYLPNCPKCKSELTYEDGEMYVCPECFHEWTLNADVEESVASNDVRDAYGNVLINGDSVTLIKDLKLKGSSSTLKAGTKVKNIRLVSEGDHNIDCKIEGIGALQLKSEFVKKAT, from the coding sequence ATGACATATCTACCCAATTGCCCAAAGTGTAAATCGGAATTAACCTATGAAGATGGTGAAATGTATGTTTGCCCCGAGTGCTTCCATGAATGGACACTGAATGCAGATGTAGAAGAATCGGTTGCTAGTAATGATGTGCGCGATGCCTATGGGAATGTGTTGATTAATGGTGATTCAGTTACACTGATTAAAGACTTAAAACTTAAAGGGTCATCTTCTACTTTAAAAGCTGGCACTAAAGTTAAAAATATTCGATTGGTCAGCGAGGGTGATCATAATATTGACTGTAAAATTGAAGGCATTGGCGCCTTGCAATTAAAATCTGAATTTGTAAAAAAAGCTACCTAA
- a CDS encoding carboxymuconolactone decarboxylase family protein, with translation MQRIPALVPEETTTKSKDMFDVIQKKLGMVPAMMRTMGNSPAVLNGYLSFSGALGEASIGAKLGEQIALAVANANNCEYCNAAHSYIGEKLVGMDLDTIQAAKSGKATDKKEEAALTFVRQIVEKKGKISDSDFSAIKDAGFSSQGIAEIIAHTTLNIFTNYFNNGMQVVVDFPKVELVKEAAI, from the coding sequence ATGCAAAGAATACCAGCACTCGTGCCAGAAGAAACAACAACAAAATCTAAGGATATGTTTGATGTTATACAAAAAAAATTAGGAATGGTTCCCGCTATGATGAGAACTATGGGAAATTCACCAGCCGTATTAAATGGCTATTTGTCTTTTAGTGGAGCCTTAGGTGAGGCATCGATTGGTGCTAAGTTAGGAGAACAAATTGCTCTCGCTGTAGCTAACGCAAATAATTGTGAATATTGTAACGCAGCTCACAGTTATATTGGAGAAAAATTAGTGGGAATGGATTTAGACACAATTCAAGCCGCTAAATCAGGAAAAGCAACTGACAAAAAAGAAGAAGCTGCTTTAACCTTCGTTAGACAGATTGTAGAAAAAAAAGGAAAAATTTCGGACTCCGATTTTTCTGCTATTAAAGATGCTGGTTTTTCTTCTCAAGGAATAGCTGAGATAATTGCTCATACAACACTAAATATTTTTACGAATTATTTTAATAACGGAATGCAAGTAGTCGTAGATTTCCCAAAAGTAGAATTAGTAAAAGAAGCAGCTATTTAA
- a CDS encoding nuclear transport factor 2 family protein, whose amino-acid sequence MEKRYPIPPFQKDTALQKVKTAEDAWNTKDPIKVSMAYTPDTEWRNRNEFLNGREEVQEFLKKKWEKEIDYKLKKELWAFTENRIAVRFEYEWRDNAGNWFRSYGNENWEFNEDGYMQKRYASINDVPILESERRL is encoded by the coding sequence ATGGAAAAAAGATACCCGATACCACCTTTTCAAAAGGATACAGCATTACAAAAAGTTAAAACTGCTGAGGATGCTTGGAACACAAAAGATCCAATCAAAGTTTCGATGGCATACACTCCGGATACGGAATGGAGAAATCGAAATGAGTTTTTAAATGGAAGAGAAGAAGTTCAGGAATTTCTAAAAAAGAAATGGGAAAAAGAAATTGATTATAAATTAAAAAAAGAACTCTGGGCTTTTACTGAGAATCGAATTGCTGTTCGGTTTGAATATGAATGGAGAGACAATGCGGGAAACTGGTTTAGAAGTTATGGAAATGAAAATTGGGAATTTAATGAAGATGGTTACATGCAAAAACGCTATGCAAGTATAAACGATGTCCCTATTCTAGAATCTGAAAGAAGACTATAA
- a CDS encoding helix-turn-helix domain-containing protein — MNNRNTYTLIDQQNGNLAFKVLPFQSNTYFDHLQRLNFFSLILILEGEGIIRVDLSEYELKKNQLLCFTPYQPFLIQAEQKLEGVAIHFHSDFFCIVKHQKEVSCNGILFNNIYQSPILTLDEKDKEQLLSVIEDMKCEMSNSSLAQNDLIISYLKIFLIHATRMKLKKSPNENLQNEKNTEPELLQSLKNAIETYFKQKHSASDYANILNTNARSLAALSKKYFDKTITDLISERIIIEAKRELYLTSKSVREIAFELGFSDEFYFSRFFKNTTDISPSMYRESVGFARGET, encoded by the coding sequence ATGAATAACCGCAACACTTACACATTGATTGACCAACAGAACGGAAATTTAGCGTTTAAAGTATTACCATTTCAAAGTAATACTTATTTCGATCATTTACAGAGATTAAATTTTTTTTCCTTAATTCTAATTCTAGAAGGAGAAGGAATTATTAGGGTAGATCTATCAGAGTATGAGTTAAAGAAGAACCAACTTTTATGTTTTACACCGTATCAGCCATTTTTAATCCAAGCAGAACAAAAACTAGAAGGTGTGGCAATTCACTTCCATTCCGATTTCTTTTGTATTGTAAAACACCAAAAAGAGGTATCCTGTAACGGGATTTTGTTTAATAATATTTACCAGAGTCCAATTCTGACGTTAGACGAAAAAGATAAAGAGCAATTACTTTCCGTTATTGAAGATATGAAATGCGAAATGAGTAACTCAAGTCTTGCCCAAAATGATCTGATTATATCTTATTTAAAAATTTTTCTAATTCATGCGACTAGAATGAAATTAAAAAAAAGTCCAAACGAAAATCTACAGAATGAAAAAAATACAGAACCAGAACTATTGCAAAGTTTAAAAAATGCAATTGAAACTTACTTTAAACAAAAACATTCGGCAAGTGATTATGCAAACATACTCAATACAAACGCGAGAAGTCTTGCGGCTTTATCTAAAAAATACTTCGATAAAACAATTACTGATTTAATATCAGAGCGGATAATCATAGAAGCCAAAAGAGAATTATATCTTACTTCCAAATCAGTTCGAGAAATTGCGTTTGAACTTGGTTTTTCTGATGAATTCTACTTTAGTCGGTTTTTTAAAAATACTACTGATATTTCGCCTAGTATGTATAGAGAATCCGTGGGATTTGCAAGGGGGGAAACCTAG
- a CDS encoding MOSC N-terminal beta barrel domain-containing protein produces the protein MGNPILSRIRIYPVKSLDPIELNEAVIGIHSLRYDREFAMLSEDGGYINGKRTGKVNQLKAEFNLPDQLIRLSLRTGGEEREFHLIKEKDLIEKYLSVFFDTKVYFLQNTNGELMDIPRASSVTIVSEASLVSLSEDIVEHSLDDLRLRFRANLEISGIKAFDEELLFGDPGMGMRFRIGDVEMIGISPRARCNVPPRNPLTGETDKSFVRNVIKSRTGTLPEGSRIPKYGNLYHLTVNTYLPESEKDKIIRVGDTVELIEPVKLN, from the coding sequence ATGGGAAATCCTATTTTATCTCGAATTCGAATTTATCCTGTTAAGTCCCTAGATCCAATAGAATTAAACGAAGCCGTGATAGGTATTCATTCCCTTCGGTACGATAGAGAATTCGCGATGTTATCCGAAGACGGAGGTTACATCAACGGCAAAAGAACGGGAAAAGTAAATCAGCTAAAAGCAGAATTTAATTTACCAGACCAATTGATTCGACTTTCCTTAAGAACAGGCGGAGAAGAAAGAGAATTTCATCTTATAAAAGAAAAAGATTTAATAGAAAAGTATTTGTCTGTATTTTTCGATACGAAAGTTTATTTTTTACAGAATACAAATGGGGAGCTAATGGACATTCCGCGCGCAAGTAGTGTGACCATAGTAAGTGAAGCCTCCTTAGTTTCGTTGAGTGAGGATATAGTCGAGCATAGTCTAGATGATTTGCGTCTTAGATTTAGAGCTAATTTAGAAATTTCAGGTATTAAAGCATTTGATGAGGAATTGCTATTTGGTGACCCGGGAATGGGGATGCGATTTAGAATAGGTGATGTGGAGATGATTGGTATTAGTCCCAGAGCCCGCTGCAATGTTCCGCCACGTAATCCCCTAACCGGAGAAACAGATAAAAGTTTTGTTAGAAATGTCATTAAAAGTCGTACAGGAACTTTACCGGAAGGAAGTAGAATCCCAAAATATGGAAATCTATATCATCTTACGGTTAATACGTATTTACCCGAATCTGAAAAAGATAAAATTATAAGAGTTGGAGATACTGTTGAATTAATTGAACCTGTTAAACTAAACTAA
- a CDS encoding DUF2442 domain-containing protein, translating to MISSIDNARAKKVWFDNENLWVLLFDGRQISVPLAFFPILLHASKEQRNAYEVSGGGIGIHWDELDEDISVAGLLLGIGDQTNRSKKIIQKS from the coding sequence ATGATTTCTTCAATCGATAACGCACGAGCAAAAAAAGTTTGGTTTGATAATGAAAATCTTTGGGTTCTTCTTTTTGATGGAAGACAAATTTCTGTGCCGTTAGCATTTTTTCCCATTCTTCTTCATGCATCAAAAGAACAACGTAATGCGTATGAAGTCAGTGGTGGTGGCATAGGAATTCATTGGGATGAGTTAGACGAGGATATTAGCGTTGCAGGTTTACTTTTGGGAATTGGTGATCAGACGAATAGAAGTAAAAAAATAATTCAGAAGAGTTAA
- a CDS encoding lysoplasmalogenase, with protein MTIFIFLILYIVLTILAIYSKLKNRNLYIYTKALPIFLLLFMVAISVIYTKNNAFQLWLLIGLIFGVMGDILLLRKDWFVFGGISFLIGHLFYTIAFFCLPISIPFVPIIIIIVICISYALFLIKNLDKDKRKRYLPIVISYISIISIMFLSSLSFNLQYKKVEGSWLVLGAGLFMLSDGALSYGKFVKSSIPQEFLVSLTYYTAQFLIIFAGLQIKI; from the coding sequence ATGACCATTTTTATATTTTTAATTTTATATATAGTTTTAACTATTCTGGCAATTTATAGCAAACTTAAAAATAGAAATCTATATATCTATACTAAAGCTCTCCCAATTTTTCTTTTGTTATTTATGGTTGCAATATCTGTAATTTATACCAAAAACAATGCTTTCCAGCTCTGGCTTCTAATCGGGCTAATTTTTGGTGTCATGGGGGATATTTTATTACTTAGAAAAGATTGGTTTGTCTTTGGTGGGATTTCGTTTTTAATAGGTCATTTGTTCTATACAATCGCTTTTTTTTGTCTACCTATTTCTATTCCATTTGTACCAATAATTATAATTATAGTTATATGTATTTCTTATGCTTTATTTTTGATAAAAAATTTAGACAAAGATAAAAGGAAACGTTACCTTCCTATTGTAATTTCTTATATTAGTATTATCTCAATTATGTTCTTAAGTTCTTTGAGTTTCAATCTACAGTATAAAAAAGTTGAAGGCAGTTGGCTAGTATTAGGAGCCGGGTTATTCATGCTTTCTGATGGAGCTCTCTCTTATGGAAAATTTGTAAAATCTAGTATTCCCCAAGAATTTCTTGTTTCTCTGACCTATTATACTGCCCAATTTCTGATTATATTTGCCGGTCTACAAATTAAAATTTAG